Proteins encoded within one genomic window of Salipaludibacillus agaradhaerens:
- a CDS encoding ABC transporter permease, which translates to MNTYITEMIKRKDLLFYLVKSGLKAENRNSYLGYFWWLLDPLLNVVVYYLLVHFILGRGGENFAVFLVIGLVAWRWISTTVNTSSKAITKYASIINQVYMPKSIFPLAFTFTQLFNFGFGIIVIALFLIFYGIMPGWQIVFLPLIIIVQLIFLIAVGFILAYVTVFVRDMDHLLSHVTRVLFYSSPIIWEGGRLPAEYSWVVDVNPVAIIITSYRDILMYHSLPNITGLVFTGIISLIVAVLALIFYSKNEHKIIKAL; encoded by the coding sequence ATGAATACTTATATTACTGAAATGATAAAAAGAAAAGACTTACTGTTTTATTTGGTAAAATCCGGGTTGAAAGCCGAGAATCGAAATAGTTATTTAGGATATTTTTGGTGGCTACTTGATCCGTTATTAAACGTCGTAGTGTATTATTTGCTTGTTCACTTTATTTTGGGGCGTGGAGGAGAAAATTTCGCGGTCTTTCTTGTTATAGGTCTTGTCGCATGGCGGTGGATAAGTACAACAGTTAACACCTCGTCTAAAGCTATTACAAAGTATGCATCCATCATTAATCAAGTATATATGCCGAAATCAATTTTTCCGTTGGCTTTTACTTTTACGCAATTATTTAACTTTGGATTTGGGATTATCGTGATTGCATTATTTCTCATTTTTTATGGGATTATGCCAGGGTGGCAAATTGTTTTTCTGCCTCTTATCATTATAGTTCAATTAATTTTCTTAATCGCAGTAGGCTTTATTTTAGCTTATGTGACAGTTTTTGTGAGAGATATGGACCATCTCTTATCACATGTTACTCGGGTGCTATTTTATTCATCGCCAATTATTTGGGAAGGTGGCCGTTTACCGGCAGAATACAGTTGGGTAGTTGACGTTAATCCTGTAGCTATTATCATTACCTCTTACCGTGATATTTTAATGTATCATAGTTTGCCGAATATTACAGGGTTAGTGTTTACAGGAATTATCTCCTTGATTGTGGCCGTGTTAGCACTTATTTTTTACAGTAAGAATGAGCATAAAATAATTAAAGCTTTATAA
- a CDS encoding peptidoglycan-binding protein, giving the protein MKVRHLIFLLVLLFSLVHFSSQYTLAEEENDEQVSQEKIEGEGESSEKENDDNLSSEESEHSPSEENNNENPEVDSNESLIENEEIIEVEAEEPIEVSSMVSDGNLFKRGDSDPRIIQLKIDLAKLGFPVSNNPNENFGPSTEEAVKDFQSYFAIEVHGMADETTLNKIDEILSTPLQNGGNHADAITLKENLSKLGFHVSNNPNTAYGPTTERRVREFQAFYNLRENGIADEVTLAKIEELINTPMSRGDYRQDVVDLKVKLAEVGFAVSANPNPQFGPSTERIVKDFQSYYGLESHGRADNATLAKIEEVLGSPFRSGRNHEDTITLKENLSRLGFHVSDNPNTAYGPSTEARVKEFQSYYGLVANGIGDEVTLAKLEELLSSSFQNGESHEDVITLKENLSKLGFHVSDNPNTVYGPMTERRVREFQAYYGLVVNGMADEATLNKIDEILSTPLQNGGNHADAITLKEHLSKLGFHVSNNPNTAYGPTTERRVREFQAFYNLRENGIADEVTLAKIEELINTPMSRGDYRQDVVDLKIKLAEIGFAISPDPTPQFGPSTEQAVKDFQSYYGLSSSGIVNDATLNKIEEILNSPFRNGRNHEDTITLKENLSKLGFHVSNNPNTAYGPSTERRVKEFQEYYGLLKNGIVDEPTMDKINNLLNWPLRNGQSSPEVMKLKMDLALLGYHISNNPNENYGPATEKAVRDFQSDNNLRVNGIFDDPTKDKLNTLISELSLANYGKVTASALNVRSQASTNGSILTQISRNTIVEILGSESNGWYRVKVNGITGYVSGTYIELVTQPLSGRIIVLDAGHGGSDPGAIAGGMQEKELVLDVSLRAQKLLEEAGATVIMTRTTDVYPTLAQRASIANSSNADVFLSVHANAFNGSANGTETYWYNSYQSNNSQRLANTIQSATLSKLGLRDRGVKLGNFHVIRETRIPSALLELGFMDHSGDAAVLRQSSSRDRAAEAIRDGMINYFN; this is encoded by the coding sequence GTGAAAGTCAGACATTTAATTTTTTTATTAGTCTTACTATTTTCTCTCGTCCACTTTAGTTCACAATATACGCTTGCTGAGGAAGAAAATGATGAGCAAGTAAGCCAAGAAAAAATAGAAGGTGAAGGAGAGAGTTCAGAAAAAGAAAATGATGACAATTTGTCATCAGAAGAAAGCGAGCATAGTCCTTCAGAAGAGAATAATAATGAAAATCCAGAAGTTGACTCTAATGAAAGTCTTATAGAAAATGAAGAAATAATCGAAGTAGAAGCAGAAGAGCCCATAGAAGTAAGCAGTATGGTTTCTGATGGGAATCTTTTCAAAAGAGGTGACAGTGACCCGAGAATCATTCAATTAAAAATCGATTTAGCTAAGCTAGGGTTCCCTGTTTCTAATAACCCCAATGAAAACTTTGGGCCATCTACGGAAGAGGCAGTAAAAGATTTTCAAAGTTACTTCGCTATCGAGGTACATGGAATGGCTGATGAAACCACGTTAAATAAGATAGATGAGATTCTATCAACACCTCTACAAAACGGAGGAAATCATGCGGATGCCATCACCTTGAAGGAGAACTTGTCTAAGTTAGGATTTCACGTGTCGAATAATCCTAACACGGCTTATGGTCCAACGACAGAACGTAGAGTAAGAGAGTTTCAAGCGTTCTATAACTTACGAGAAAATGGTATTGCAGATGAAGTGACGTTGGCAAAGATTGAAGAGTTAATCAACACCCCGATGTCGCGAGGGGATTACCGTCAAGATGTAGTGGATTTAAAGGTTAAACTAGCAGAGGTAGGTTTTGCAGTTTCAGCTAATCCCAACCCTCAATTTGGCCCATCGACAGAACGGATAGTAAAAGATTTTCAAAGTTACTATGGTCTAGAAAGTCATGGAAGGGCAGATAACGCTACGTTAGCCAAAATAGAAGAGGTGTTAGGGAGCCCCTTTAGAAGTGGTCGAAACCATGAAGATACGATAACCTTAAAGGAGAATCTATCGAGACTAGGTTTTCATGTATCCGATAATCCAAACACTGCTTATGGACCTTCTACGGAGGCGCGAGTCAAAGAATTTCAATCGTATTATGGGTTAGTGGCGAATGGAATAGGCGATGAGGTGACGTTGGCAAAGCTAGAAGAGCTTTTATCGAGTTCTTTCCAAAATGGAGAGAGTCATGAGGATGTTATCACTCTTAAGGAGAACTTATCTAAGTTAGGATTTCATGTATCAGACAATCCTAACACGGTATATGGTCCTATGACAGAACGGCGAGTCAGAGAGTTCCAAGCTTACTATGGGTTAGTGGTAAATGGGATGGCAGATGAAGCCACGTTAAACAAGATCGATGAGATTCTATCAACACCTCTACAAAACGGAGGAAATCATGCGGATGCCATCACCTTGAAGGAGCACTTGTCTAAGTTAGGATTCCACGTGTCGAATAATCCAAACACGGCTTATGGTCCAACGACAGAACGTAGAGTAAGAGAGTTTCAAGCGTTCTATAACTTACGAGAAAATGGTATCGCAGATGAAGTGACGTTGGCAAAGATTGAAGAGTTAATCAACACCCCGATGTCGCGAGGGGATTATCGGCAAGATGTGGTAGATTTAAAGATTAAGCTAGCAGAGATAGGATTTGCGATTTCACCCGATCCGACTCCCCAATTTGGTCCATCAACAGAACAGGCGGTAAAAGATTTTCAAAGTTACTATGGGTTAAGTAGTAGTGGTATTGTAAATGATGCCACTCTAAATAAAATTGAAGAGATACTAAACTCACCATTTAGAAACGGACGGAACCATGAAGATACGATTACCTTAAAAGAGAATTTGTCTAAGTTAGGTTTTCATGTATCTAACAATCCTAACACGGCTTATGGCCCATCGACAGAACGAAGAGTTAAGGAATTCCAAGAATATTATGGACTCCTAAAAAATGGGATAGTAGACGAACCTACTATGGACAAAATAAATAATTTACTTAACTGGCCGTTACGAAATGGTCAAAGTAGTCCTGAAGTAATGAAATTAAAAATGGATTTAGCTTTATTGGGATACCACATATCGAATAACCCTAATGAAAATTACGGGCCTGCTACCGAAAAAGCAGTGAGGGATTTCCAATCCGATAACAACTTGAGGGTAAATGGTATTTTTGATGATCCAACTAAAGATAAGCTTAACACATTAATTAGCGAATTAAGTTTAGCAAATTACGGTAAAGTTACGGCTTCTGCTTTAAATGTACGTAGTCAAGCAAGTACGAATGGCTCTATACTTACTCAAATAAGCCGGAATACAATTGTAGAGATCCTAGGAAGTGAAAGTAACGGATGGTACCGTGTTAAAGTAAATGGAATAACCGGTTATGTTTCTGGAACTTATATCGAATTAGTGACTCAACCATTATCAGGTCGAATAATCGTACTTGACGCAGGACACGGTGGTAGCGATCCAGGTGCAATTGCTGGTGGAATGCAAGAAAAAGAGCTAGTGCTAGATGTCTCACTTAGAGCACAAAAGCTACTTGAAGAAGCTGGTGCTACCGTTATTATGACTCGAACTACCGATGTTTATCCAACTTTAGCTCAGCGTGCTTCAATTGCAAACTCATCTAATGCAGATGTATTTCTTAGTGTTCATGCTAACGCTTTTAATGGCTCGGCAAACGGTACGGAAACATATTGGTACAATTCCTATCAATCTAATAACAGTCAACGCTTGGCAAATACTATTCAATCTGCAACACTCTCCAAATTAGGACTGAGAGATAGAGGAGTTAAATTAGGTAATTTTCATGTAATAAGGGAAACTCGAATTCCAAGTGCATTGTTAGAGTTAGGGTTTATGGACCACTCGGGTGATGCGGCAGTTCTTAGACAAAGCTCTTCACGAGATCGTGCTGCAGAAGCTATTCGTGATGGTATGATTAACTATTTCAATTAA
- a CDS encoding peptidoglycan-binding protein, giving the protein MEGRKYLALFISVIIILNYLIYLIPLNISDVKADSPLENESSNEEIDIKEEMVEVVEDSNASESNEDKVIVIFNNSINEGLLIESGGEILDVYDNIPAVAASVPKEKIENLEKNPNVLTVEENDLYDMQQTIDWGVERVEAPQAWDNGVTGNGIKVAVIDSGVNRSHPDLNIVGCYSATNAPTCEDDDGHGTHVAGIIGAQNNDIGVVGVAPDAEIYAARVSNLDNKIWTADVISAIDWAISQEVDIINLSLGSRQYSSAMEQSINKAYDEEILVVAAAGNDDRDPVRYPAALPNVIAVSATDRHDNLANYSNIGDEIEVTAPGSSIYSTYLNHSYATLSGTSMASPHVAGVLALLKEAYPDMSRDELRTALTEQTVDLGGSGKDAHFGYGLVQAPSIATVVPDIPSNLGIKHVTSESIKPAWDEQDNTSHFKISIDGIGEYDTNNSEYEIEGLSANTTYEIKVRAVNSKGLSEPTSISALTLIGKIDLYSENISYDEVSLSWEENDNATSYELYRNDQLIYEGGETLFKDKNLLPETTYNYYIYAKNGDNSSERSDEVVVKTLAKPLTEEEQFIYNFQEGLITLGFLEKQADGVMDNETESAIREFQTYYGVQETGEIDETTLTKLKNILHTFFINGGYHESVVELKKNLSKLGFHVSDSPNTAYGPTTERRVKEFQSYYGLVANGIGDEVTLAKITELLSSSFQNGGSHEGVITLKENLSKLGFHVSNNPNTAYGPTTERRVREFQAFYNLRENGIADEVTLAKIEALMNTPMSRGDYRQDVVDLKIKLAEIGFVVSSNPTPQFGPSTEQVVKDFQSYYGLESHVTVDSATLSKIEEVLGSPFRNGRNHEDTITLKENLSRVGFHVSDNPNTAYGPTTERKVKEFQSYYGLVANGIGDEVTLAKLEELLSSSFQNGESHEDVITLKENLSKLGFHVSDNPNTVYGPLTERRVREFQAFYNLRENGIADEVTLAKIEALMNTPMSRGDYRQDVVDLKVKLAKIGFVVSPDPTPRFGPSTEQAVKDFQSYYGLSRSGIVNDATLNKIEKILNSPFRNGRNHEDTITLKENLSKLGFHISNNPNTAYGPMTERRVKEFQSYYGLVTNGIGDQVTLVKVTELLSKLFQSGEEQEN; this is encoded by the coding sequence ATGGAAGGTAGAAAATATTTAGCTTTATTTATTTCTGTTATTATTATTTTGAATTATTTGATTTATTTGATCCCATTAAATATATCTGATGTCAAAGCTGACTCGCCTCTAGAAAATGAATCTAGTAATGAGGAAATTGATATAAAAGAAGAGATGGTAGAGGTTGTAGAGGATAGTAACGCTAGTGAAAGTAACGAAGATAAAGTTATTGTAATATTTAATAATAGTATTAATGAAGGCTTGCTTATTGAGTCAGGTGGAGAAATTTTAGATGTGTATGATAATATCCCTGCTGTAGCCGCCTCAGTCCCAAAAGAGAAGATAGAAAACTTAGAAAAAAATCCAAATGTTTTGACAGTAGAAGAAAATGATCTGTATGACATGCAACAGACGATCGATTGGGGAGTTGAGCGCGTGGAAGCTCCGCAAGCTTGGGATAATGGTGTTACAGGTAATGGAATAAAAGTAGCTGTTATCGACAGTGGTGTAAACAGATCTCATCCTGATCTAAATATTGTAGGGTGTTACAGTGCAACAAATGCCCCTACATGTGAAGATGACGATGGCCATGGCACTCATGTAGCAGGAATTATTGGAGCGCAAAATAATGATATAGGGGTAGTTGGTGTGGCACCTGATGCGGAAATTTATGCAGCTAGAGTCAGTAACCTTGATAATAAAATTTGGACGGCGGATGTTATATCTGCAATAGACTGGGCTATCTCTCAAGAAGTAGATATTATAAATTTAAGCTTAGGTTCACGTCAGTATTCATCGGCTATGGAACAATCTATTAATAAAGCCTATGATGAAGAGATACTGGTTGTGGCTGCGGCTGGAAACGATGACCGTGATCCTGTGAGATATCCTGCAGCTTTACCAAATGTCATTGCCGTATCAGCAACAGATAGACATGATAATTTAGCTAATTATTCAAATATAGGTGATGAAATAGAAGTGACTGCGCCTGGTTCTTCAATTTATTCCACATATTTAAATCATTCATACGCTACTTTAAGTGGGACCAGTATGGCTTCTCCTCATGTGGCAGGTGTTTTGGCGTTGCTAAAAGAAGCCTATCCTGATATGTCTAGAGACGAGCTACGGACTGCTTTAACTGAGCAAACTGTGGATTTGGGTGGGAGTGGAAAAGATGCTCATTTTGGGTATGGATTAGTACAAGCACCCTCTATAGCAACGGTGGTGCCAGATATTCCGTCGAACCTAGGAATTAAGCATGTGACTAGCGAATCAATTAAACCTGCATGGGATGAACAAGACAATACCTCTCATTTTAAAATTAGCATTGACGGTATTGGTGAATATGATACCAATAATTCCGAGTATGAAATTGAAGGATTATCAGCAAACACCACTTATGAAATTAAAGTGAGGGCAGTCAATTCCAAAGGTTTAAGTGAGCCTACGAGTATATCTGCTTTAACACTTATTGGTAAAATTGATCTTTATAGTGAAAATATTAGTTATGATGAAGTGTCGCTCAGTTGGGAAGAAAATGATAATGCAACATCCTACGAATTATATCGTAATGATCAGCTTATCTACGAAGGTGGAGAAACATTATTTAAAGACAAGAATTTATTACCAGAAACAACTTATAACTACTATATTTATGCTAAAAATGGCGATAACTCTAGTGAGCGTTCAGACGAAGTAGTAGTGAAGACATTAGCTAAACCCTTAACAGAGGAAGAACAATTTATATACAATTTTCAAGAGGGATTAATAACCCTAGGATTTTTAGAAAAACAAGCAGATGGTGTTATGGATAATGAGACTGAAAGTGCCATTAGAGAATTTCAAACATATTATGGCGTGCAGGAAACAGGGGAGATAGATGAAACGACTTTAACAAAGCTCAAAAATATACTGCATACTTTTTTCATAAACGGAGGATATCACGAGAGTGTTGTTGAGCTTAAAAAGAATTTATCGAAATTAGGTTTTCATGTATCGGATAGCCCGAATACAGCGTACGGTCCAACGACAGAAAGAAGGGTCAAAGAATTTCAATCATACTATGGACTAGTAGCGAATGGAATAGGCGATGAGGTGACGTTGGCAAAGATAACAGAGCTTTTATCAAGTTCTTTCCAAAACGGAGGTAGTCATGAGGGTGTTATCACTCTTAAGGAGAACTTGTCTAAGTTAGGATTCCACGTGTCGAATAATCCTAACACCGCTTATGGTCCAACGACAGAACGTAGAGTAAGAGAGTTTCAAGCGTTCTATAACTTACGTGAAAATGGCATCGCAGATGAGGTGACGTTGGCAAAGATTGAGGCGTTAATGAATACACCGATGTCGCGAGGGGATTACCGACAAGATGTGGTAGATTTGAAGATTAAGCTAGCAGAGATAGGGTTTGTGGTTTCATCCAATCCCACTCCTCAATTCGGTCCATCGACAGAGCAAGTGGTAAAAGATTTTCAAAGTTACTATGGACTAGAAAGTCATGTGACAGTGGATAGCGCTACGTTATCGAAAATAGAAGAGGTATTAGGAAGTCCATTTAGGAATGGTCGGAACCATGAAGATACGATTACCTTAAAGGAGAATCTATCGAGAGTAGGTTTCCATGTATCAGATAACCCGAATACAGCGTATGGTCCAACGACAGAAAGAAAAGTCAAAGAATTTCAATCGTATTATGGGTTAGTGGCGAATGGAATAGGCGATGAGGTGACGTTGGCAAAGCTAGAAGAGCTTTTATCGAGTTCTTTCCAAAATGGAGAGAGTCATGAGGATGTTATCACTCTTAAGGAGAACTTATCTAAGTTAGGATTTCATGTATCAGACAATCCTAACACGGTATATGGTCCTCTAACAGAACGGCGAGTAAGAGAGTTTCAAGCATTCTACAACTTACGAGAAAATGGTATCGCAGATGAGGTGACATTGGCAAAGATTGAGGCGTTAATGAATACACCGATGTCGCGAGGGGATTACCGGCAAGATGTGGTAGATTTAAAGGTTAAGCTAGCAAAGATAGGGTTTGTGGTTTCACCCGATCCGACTCCCCGATTTGGTCCATCAACAGAACAGGCGGTAAAAGATTTTCAAAGTTACTATGGATTAAGTAGGAGTGGTATTGTAAATGATGCCACTCTAAATAAAATTGAAAAGATACTAAACTCACCATTTAGAAACGGACGGAACCATGAAGATACGATTACCTTAAAGGAAAATCTATCGAAACTAGGTTTCCATATATCTAACAATCCTAACACCGCTTATGGTCCAATGACAGAACGAAGAGTCAAAGAATTTCAATCATACTATGGGTTAGTGACGAATGGAATAGGTGATCAGGTGACATTGGTGAAGGTAACGGAACTTCTGTCGAAACTTTTTCAAAGTGGAGAAGAACAAGAGAATTAA
- a CDS encoding glycosyltransferase, whose protein sequence is MEKKKILFFIYEMGAGGAARTLLNIINNLNRERFKPVLVTLNYNGSYESELNDDVTFIKLDTKRLSRSIFKLASIIRKENIDLVFSTIPRVNTIATLATVCSFTKCKNVVREADNLGGTFKENTQLLLFGLVYRMSSQVVSLSEGVKENLVSKYKLSRKRIKVIYNPVDIEKISVLKSEELDGSHDTIFRQGGKTILTAGRLVAQKDQATLIEAFRMLQKEVQSSLIILGEGPLKHELEQQINSAGLSGKVHFLGFQKNPYKFISRADLFVLSSQHEGFSHVIAESIASGTMVVSTDCKSGPSEVLEGGKYGFLCEVGNSQEMSGKMIEALTLPEDEKDMLRNAGIKRARAFDAKVIVKEYEEVFDEVLCKKKRR, encoded by the coding sequence ATGGAAAAAAAGAAAATTCTCTTCTTTATATATGAAATGGGAGCGGGCGGTGCAGCTAGAACTTTATTAAATATAATTAATAATTTAAATAGGGAGAGGTTTAAGCCTGTATTAGTCACGCTAAACTACAATGGAAGTTATGAAAGTGAATTAAACGATGATGTTACTTTTATTAAGTTAGATACTAAAAGATTGAGTAGGTCAATATTTAAACTAGCTTCTATCATTAGAAAAGAAAATATAGATTTAGTTTTCAGTACGATACCACGAGTTAATACGATCGCCACCCTTGCTACAGTTTGTTCTTTCACTAAGTGTAAAAACGTGGTACGAGAAGCTGACAATCTCGGTGGGACGTTTAAAGAGAATACCCAGTTACTGCTTTTTGGATTAGTCTATCGTATGTCTAGTCAAGTTGTCTCTTTGTCAGAAGGTGTTAAAGAGAATTTAGTGTCGAAATATAAATTATCTCGGAAGAGAATAAAAGTTATATATAACCCAGTGGACATAGAGAAAATATCTGTACTTAAATCAGAAGAATTAGATGGGTCCCACGACACCATTTTTCGACAAGGTGGGAAAACCATCCTAACGGCTGGACGATTGGTAGCTCAAAAGGATCAAGCTACTTTGATAGAGGCTTTTCGTATGCTTCAGAAAGAGGTCCAATCTTCTTTAATTATATTGGGTGAAGGCCCTTTAAAACATGAACTTGAACAGCAGATAAATTCTGCTGGACTGAGTGGGAAAGTCCATTTTCTTGGTTTTCAGAAAAACCCGTATAAATTCATATCACGCGCAGATTTATTTGTGCTTAGTTCACAGCATGAAGGTTTTAGCCATGTTATAGCCGAATCCATTGCTTCTGGAACGATGGTTGTGTCGACTGATTGTAAATCAGGACCTTCTGAAGTTCTGGAAGGCGGAAAATATGGTTTTTTGTGTGAGGTAGGAAATTCTCAGGAGATGAGTGGTAAGATGATAGAGGCCCTTACCCTACCGGAAGATGAAAAAGATATGTTGAGAAATGCAGGGATTAAAAGGGCAAGAGCATTTGATGCCAAAGTAATTGTTAAAGAGTATGAAGAAGTTTTTGACGAAGTGCTTTGTAAGAAAAAAAGAAGGTGA
- a CDS encoding glycosyltransferase family 2 protein, with translation MEHNQTDQPLVSVITPTYNSEKFVHKTIESVIKQTYGNWEMIIVDDASTDHTKDIIKKYLSSDTRITLISLEENKGAAFARNKAIDNSCGRFIAFLDSDDQWLPEKLEWQIKKMLETNVAFSYTGYVVVNENEEIIGEENIKSSMLSYKELLKHNDIGCLTVVLDKRQIGDIQMPDIRARQDYALWLELTKRGFQAHGIDLNLAKYRELQKSLSSKKIEMAKLNWKVYRDIEKLNFFKSLWYFMHFAINKTMKYFK, from the coding sequence ATGGAACATAATCAAACGGATCAACCGCTTGTTTCAGTGATTACCCCGACGTATAACTCAGAAAAGTTTGTACATAAAACGATAGAATCGGTTATAAAACAAACTTATGGAAATTGGGAAATGATCATTGTGGATGATGCTTCAACTGATCATACTAAAGACATAATTAAGAAATACCTCTCTAGCGATACACGTATTACTTTGATAAGTCTCGAAGAAAATAAAGGGGCTGCATTTGCGAGAAACAAGGCTATAGATAATAGTTGCGGACGGTTTATCGCTTTTTTAGATAGCGATGACCAATGGCTGCCTGAGAAATTAGAGTGGCAAATAAAGAAAATGTTAGAGACTAATGTGGCTTTTTCGTATACTGGTTACGTAGTTGTTAATGAAAATGAGGAAATTATAGGCGAAGAGAACATTAAATCATCAATGTTATCTTACAAAGAGCTATTAAAGCATAATGACATAGGGTGTTTGACAGTGGTTCTTGATAAGAGGCAAATTGGTGACATTCAAATGCCAGATATAAGAGCGAGACAAGACTATGCTTTGTGGCTTGAGCTTACAAAAAGAGGGTTTCAGGCTCATGGGATTGATCTGAATTTAGCCAAATATCGCGAGCTTCAAAAGTCTTTATCAAGCAAGAAAATAGAAATGGCAAAGTTGAATTGGAAAGTTTATAGAGATATTGAGAAGCTTAACTTTTTTAAAAGTCTTTGGTATTTCATGCATTTTGCCATCAACAAGACAATGAAATATTTTAAATGA
- a CDS encoding glycosyltransferase encodes MTSNINNKVVHISTVHHPMDPRIMLKECQSLAASGYDVTLIAKKTENLPTKLNGVNITFIKKYNNRFIGMILSPLEAYVKAKKMKAAYYHFHDPEFLPMARMLKKSTNTVIYDIHEDYETGIVSRSYLTKSIRVFLSKVYKQVEKFTIGPLVIVLAEKYYKEKYPKGTCILNYPTIGDKDIKKREGKDFYRNHRLLYTGNVTEDRGAFAHALLPVIDHDISIHLIGKCSRPLYNAMKDLAGDSAERLEVTGVGKFVTKDVIDKAYEEKWLAGVAIFPDSDHYRRKELTKFFEYMLAGLPIICSNFPKWKDFIEKYDCGLTVDPTNTKDIQSAITYLKNNPDEAKRLGENGRHAIENELNWEVEATKLESLYKTQQP; translated from the coding sequence TTGACTAGCAACATTAACAACAAAGTTGTGCATATTTCAACAGTTCATCATCCCATGGACCCTCGGATTATGCTTAAAGAGTGTCAGTCGTTAGCTGCATCTGGCTATGATGTCACATTAATAGCGAAAAAAACAGAGAACCTTCCTACAAAACTAAATGGTGTTAATATTACCTTTATTAAAAAGTATAATAACAGGTTTATAGGGATGATTTTATCGCCTCTTGAAGCATATGTTAAAGCCAAAAAAATGAAAGCAGCTTACTATCATTTCCACGACCCTGAATTTTTACCGATGGCTAGAATGTTGAAAAAATCTACAAATACAGTCATTTATGATATTCATGAAGATTATGAAACGGGAATTGTCTCACGTAGTTACTTAACAAAGTCAATTAGAGTTTTTCTTAGTAAAGTGTATAAACAAGTGGAAAAGTTCACTATCGGCCCATTAGTTATTGTCTTAGCAGAAAAATATTATAAAGAAAAATATCCTAAAGGGACTTGTATTTTAAATTACCCTACTATTGGCGATAAAGATATTAAAAAGAGAGAGGGAAAGGACTTTTATAGGAATCATCGCTTGCTTTATACAGGAAATGTAACAGAAGACCGTGGTGCATTTGCTCATGCGTTACTTCCTGTTATTGATCATGACATATCAATTCATTTAATAGGTAAATGCTCCCGTCCTCTATACAATGCAATGAAAGATTTAGCGGGAGACTCCGCGGAAAGGCTGGAAGTGACAGGGGTAGGGAAGTTTGTAACTAAAGATGTCATTGATAAAGCATACGAGGAAAAGTGGTTAGCCGGTGTTGCGATATTTCCAGACTCAGATCATTATCGGAGGAAGGAATTAACGAAATTCTTTGAATATATGTTAGCAGGTTTGCCGATTATATGTTCGAATTTCCCTAAATGGAAAGACTTTATTGAAAAGTATGATTGTGGCTTGACGGTTGACCCAACAAATACAAAAGATATTCAATCAGCAATCACCTACCTTAAAAATAACCCAGATGAAGCTAAGAGGCTGGGTGAGAATGGACGACATGCAATTGAGAACGAATTAAACTGGGAAGTTGAGGCAACAAAACTCGAATCCTTATATAAAACGCAACAACCATAA